One genomic region from Ralstonia pseudosolanacearum encodes:
- a CDS encoding amidohydrolase family protein — MRGLAVALSAWVLLFGQQAWASTLAGARLVVQNALIFTMADGQQAPFVGHLVVGHDGRILEVGAGAGTNLAPEARHVDAAGMWMLPGFVSAHSHLWQSAFAGIASDQNLEGWIDQLYGQEAPRLSAGDLYALTMRGGLHNIRHGVTTVFNLTFTGADKSGTVDRCQLRGALDAGVRVVHGFNIRRISDQWSVDDARARTAQFLQWAAGQPERERYLGTAIAGAGAYYDAPEQARAEALFMREFGLMNQQHYLESPTGSAAERARYAALQRAGMVGPNLIFGHFIHTTPEILADAVRAGASMTWNPLSNGRLGSGTADVVRYREQGLRIGMGLDGEASADRADPFANMRAGLYQIRAMYRSAAVLSPYDVLRMHTVGSAEVLHLQDRIGSLAVGKYADFLLLDPSEFTPYKEPYAALVFAAGVEQIRAVYVGGQPVMVPGSRTEMLLPQARGRVAC; from the coding sequence ATGCGCGGCCTGGCGGTGGCGCTGAGCGCATGGGTCTTGCTGTTCGGGCAGCAGGCGTGGGCGTCGACGCTGGCGGGCGCGCGGCTCGTCGTTCAGAACGCGCTGATCTTCACCATGGCCGATGGCCAGCAAGCGCCGTTCGTGGGCCACCTGGTCGTGGGACACGATGGCCGCATTCTTGAAGTCGGCGCCGGTGCCGGCACCAACCTGGCGCCGGAAGCCCGGCACGTGGATGCCGCCGGCATGTGGATGCTCCCCGGCTTCGTGTCGGCACACAGCCATCTCTGGCAAAGCGCCTTCGCGGGGATCGCGTCCGACCAGAACCTCGAGGGCTGGATCGACCAGCTCTACGGACAGGAAGCGCCCAGGCTGAGCGCCGGCGACCTGTATGCCCTGACGATGCGTGGCGGCTTGCACAACATCCGGCACGGCGTCACCACCGTTTTCAACCTCACCTTCACCGGCGCCGACAAGTCCGGCACCGTCGACCGCTGCCAGCTGCGCGGCGCGCTCGACGCCGGCGTCCGGGTCGTGCACGGCTTCAACATCCGCAGGATCAGCGACCAGTGGTCCGTGGACGATGCCCGCGCACGCACGGCCCAGTTCCTGCAATGGGCCGCCGGGCAGCCCGAGCGCGAGCGCTATCTGGGGACCGCCATCGCCGGGGCGGGCGCCTACTACGATGCCCCCGAGCAGGCCCGCGCGGAAGCGCTGTTCATGCGGGAATTCGGGCTGATGAACCAGCAGCACTACCTGGAGTCGCCCACTGGTTCGGCGGCGGAGCGTGCACGGTATGCGGCGTTGCAGCGGGCCGGCATGGTCGGGCCGAACCTGATCTTCGGGCACTTCATCCACACCACGCCGGAGATCCTGGCCGATGCCGTTCGCGCCGGCGCGAGCATGACGTGGAACCCGCTGTCCAACGGCCGGCTCGGCTCCGGCACCGCGGATGTGGTCCGCTACCGCGAACAGGGGCTGCGCATCGGGATGGGGCTGGACGGCGAGGCCAGCGCCGACCGGGCCGATCCGTTCGCCAACATGCGGGCGGGCCTGTATCAGATCCGCGCGATGTACCGGTCGGCCGCCGTGCTGTCGCCCTATGACGTGCTGCGCATGCACACGGTCGGGAGCGCCGAGGTGCTGCATCTGCAGGACCGGATCGGCAGCCTGGCCGTCGGCAAATACGCCGATTTCCTGCTGCTCGATCCGAGCGAGTTCACGCCGTACAAGGAACCCTATGCGGCACTGGTGTTCGCGGCCGGCGTCGAGCAGATCCGCGCGGTGTACGTCGGTGGCCAGCCGGTCATGGTGCCTGGGTCCCGGACCGAGATGCTGCTGCCGCAGGCGCGAGGCCGCGTGGCGTGCTGA
- a CDS encoding nickel/cobalt efflux protein RcnA, producing the protein MTAFSTLLQQGNAWLFIPSAILLGALHGLEPGHSKTMMAAFIVAIRGTLTQAVLLGLSVTLSHTAVVWAVAMAGLYFGRNWNAEATEPYFQVASAVLIIGVAAWMIWRTRRDQRMDHAHDHDHDHGHDEARDIDTGHGTVRLEVFEDGVPPRFRLYQDQARPHGHAWSASDVRVETERPDGTRQSFDFVPRDGFVESEQTIPEPHEFVARLSLGHDRHRHSYDVEFVEHGHDHDHPHHAIQDYESLDISAPGYQDAHELAHANDIRRRFANRHVTTGQIIVFGLTGGLIPCPASITVLLLCLQLKQITLGATLVLCFSIGLAMTMVASGALAALSVKHVSKRWSGFGDFARKAPYFSGALIVMVGLYVGWQGLRGLG; encoded by the coding sequence ATGACTGCGTTCTCGACCCTTCTGCAGCAAGGCAACGCCTGGCTGTTCATTCCCAGCGCCATCCTGCTCGGCGCGCTGCATGGCCTGGAGCCGGGCCACTCGAAGACCATGATGGCGGCGTTCATTGTCGCCATTCGCGGCACGCTGACGCAGGCCGTCCTGCTCGGCCTGTCGGTCACGCTCTCGCACACGGCGGTCGTTTGGGCCGTGGCGATGGCGGGCCTGTATTTCGGCCGGAACTGGAATGCGGAAGCCACCGAGCCCTACTTCCAGGTCGCGTCCGCGGTGCTGATCATCGGTGTGGCGGCGTGGATGATCTGGCGCACCCGGCGCGACCAGCGGATGGACCACGCGCACGACCATGACCACGATCACGGACACGACGAAGCCAGGGACATCGACACCGGCCATGGCACGGTCCGGCTCGAAGTGTTCGAGGATGGCGTGCCGCCGCGCTTCCGCCTCTACCAGGACCAGGCGCGCCCGCATGGCCACGCCTGGTCGGCGAGCGACGTGCGCGTCGAGACGGAACGGCCGGACGGGACCCGGCAGTCATTCGACTTCGTGCCACGCGATGGCTTTGTCGAATCCGAGCAGACGATCCCCGAGCCCCATGAATTCGTCGCCCGCCTGAGCCTCGGGCACGACCGCCATCGCCACAGCTACGACGTCGAGTTCGTCGAGCACGGCCACGACCACGACCACCCTCACCACGCCATCCAGGATTACGAAAGCCTGGACATCTCCGCCCCGGGCTACCAGGATGCCCACGAACTGGCGCATGCCAATGACATCCGCCGCCGCTTCGCCAACCGGCACGTCACGACCGGCCAGATCATCGTTTTCGGCCTCACCGGCGGCCTGATCCCCTGCCCCGCCTCCATCACGGTGCTGTTGCTCTGCCTGCAGCTCAAGCAGATCACGCTGGGGGCAACGCTTGTGCTGTGCTTCAGCATCGGGCTGGCCATGACGATGGTGGCGTCCGGCGCGCTGGCCGCGCTGAGCGTGAAGCACGTATCCAAGCGCTGGAGCGGATTCGGCGACTTCGCGCGAAAGGCGCCGTACTTCTCCGGGGCGCTGATCGTGATGGTGGGCTTGTATGTCGGCTGGCAGGGATTGCGGGGGCTGGGCTAG
- a CDS encoding metal/formaldehyde-sensitive transcriptional repressor, which yields MPHTIRDKAKLLARVRRIQGQAAALEKQLNEEGDCTEVLQQIAAIRGAVNGLMAAVIEGHLTDHVVKEPTEAQRQQDLDAVLQVIKSYLK from the coding sequence ATGCCACATACCATTCGCGATAAAGCCAAGCTGCTGGCGCGCGTGCGGCGCATTCAGGGCCAAGCGGCCGCGCTGGAAAAACAACTCAATGAAGAGGGGGATTGCACGGAAGTGCTGCAGCAGATCGCCGCGATCCGGGGCGCCGTCAACGGATTGATGGCGGCTGTCATCGAGGGCCACTTGACCGATCACGTCGTGAAGGAGCCGACCGAGGCGCAGCGTCAGCAGGACCTCGATGCCGTCCTGCAAGTGATCAAATCGTATTTGAAGTAA
- a CDS encoding chromate resistance protein ChrB domain-containing protein, whose amino-acid sequence MTAAPETWLLLIVSLPSAGATVRMRIWRAVKALGCAALRDGAYLLPAHAEQARHLRELADEATQEDGQAWLLQVQAHEPDESAAATAVTYRGLFDRTADYTDWLAELSAARRTLPGLAAPELGRLYRRHARAYDAIRRVDFFPNEASIRAQAQWRDFAGAIEAIQSPGEPHAADGSIARRDPAQYQGRLWATRRHLWVDRVASAWLIQRFVDPHARFLWLESPADCPADALGFDFDGAAFTHVADRVSFEVLLTSFGLDGNPGLARIGAMVHALDVGGMAAPEAGGFEAILAGARKRLADDDALLREVGGVLDSLYAHFSGSRKPG is encoded by the coding sequence ATGACTGCCGCTCCCGAAACCTGGCTTCTGCTGATCGTCAGCCTGCCGTCCGCCGGTGCGACGGTGCGCATGCGTATTTGGCGTGCGGTCAAGGCGCTGGGCTGCGCTGCCTTGCGCGACGGCGCCTACCTGCTGCCCGCACACGCGGAACAGGCCCGCCATCTGCGCGAACTGGCCGACGAAGCCACGCAGGAGGATGGGCAAGCCTGGCTGCTGCAAGTCCAGGCGCACGAGCCCGACGAGTCGGCCGCGGCCACCGCGGTCACGTATCGGGGCCTGTTTGACCGTACCGCTGACTACACCGACTGGCTCGCCGAATTGTCGGCGGCGCGCAGGACGCTTCCCGGCTTGGCCGCTCCCGAACTCGGCCGCCTGTATCGACGCCACGCGCGGGCCTACGATGCCATCCGCAGGGTCGACTTCTTTCCCAACGAGGCGTCCATCCGCGCGCAGGCGCAGTGGCGTGACTTTGCCGGCGCCATTGAAGCCATCCAGTCGCCTGGCGAGCCGCACGCGGCCGACGGCAGCATCGCCCGGCGCGATCCGGCCCAGTACCAGGGCCGGCTGTGGGCGACCCGCCGCCACCTATGGGTCGATCGTGTCGCCAGCGCCTGGCTGATCCAGCGTTTCGTCGATCCGCACGCACGCTTTCTGTGGCTGGAAAGCCCAGCCGATTGCCCGGCCGACGCGCTGGGTTTCGACTTCGATGGTGCCGCCTTCACCCACGTCGCAGACCGGGTGTCCTTCGAGGTGCTGCTCACGAGCTTTGGCCTGGACGGCAATCCTGGGCTGGCCCGGATCGGCGCGATGGTGCATGCGCTGGATGTGGGCGGCATGGCGGCGCCCGAAGCCGGCGGATTCGAGGCCATCCTGGCCGGCGCGCGCAAGCGGCTGGCCGACGACGATGCGCTGCTGCGGGAGGTCGGCGGCGTTCTCGATTCCCTCTACGCCCATTTCTCCGGCAGCCGGAAACCCGGCTGA
- a CDS encoding chromate transporter, which yields MNSPQPVDTTVSPPSRERPRYTLWQLVLYFARLGSLGFGGPVALAGYMRRDLVEARQWISEAEYKEGLALAQLAPGPLAAQLAIYLGYVHYRILGATLVGIAFVLPSFWMVVALGWAYVRFGGLTWMQSVFYGVGAAVIGIIAISAYKLTAKSVGKDKLLWVVYLVLATVTVVTESEVAWLFLAGGVLVWLWRAPPKWLRQGGLNAVAAAPIPVASGILGTIDWPLLTQIGVFFAKAGAFVFGSGLAIVPFLYGGVVTEFHWLNDKQFVDAVAVAMITPGPVVITVGFIGYLVAGLPGACVAAVGTFLPCYLFTILPAPYFRKYGKLPAILAFVDGVTAAAVGAITGAVIVLARRSIVDVPSVLLALASVALLLRFKKLPEPVIVAGAALIGLAAYPLLHH from the coding sequence ATGAACTCACCCCAGCCTGTCGATACCACGGTGTCTCCGCCTTCCCGCGAGCGTCCGCGCTATACGCTGTGGCAACTGGTGCTGTACTTCGCGCGCCTTGGCTCGCTCGGTTTCGGCGGGCCTGTCGCCCTGGCCGGCTACATGCGGCGCGACCTGGTGGAGGCCCGGCAGTGGATCAGCGAGGCCGAGTACAAGGAAGGGCTGGCGCTGGCGCAGCTCGCCCCCGGGCCGCTGGCGGCGCAACTGGCGATCTACCTGGGCTATGTGCACTACCGCATCCTCGGCGCCACGCTGGTCGGCATCGCCTTCGTGCTGCCGTCATTCTGGATGGTGGTGGCGCTTGGCTGGGCCTACGTGCGATTCGGCGGCCTGACCTGGATGCAGTCGGTGTTCTATGGCGTTGGCGCGGCCGTGATCGGCATCATCGCCATCAGCGCGTATAAGCTCACCGCCAAGAGCGTCGGCAAGGACAAGCTGCTGTGGGTCGTCTACCTGGTGCTGGCGACGGTGACCGTCGTCACCGAGTCCGAGGTCGCGTGGCTGTTTCTGGCTGGCGGCGTTCTGGTCTGGCTGTGGCGCGCACCGCCCAAGTGGCTGCGCCAGGGCGGGCTGAACGCGGTGGCTGCCGCGCCGATCCCCGTCGCCAGCGGGATCCTGGGCACGATCGACTGGCCGCTGCTGACGCAGATCGGCGTGTTCTTCGCCAAGGCCGGCGCTTTCGTGTTCGGCTCGGGGCTGGCCATCGTGCCGTTCCTCTATGGCGGCGTGGTCACCGAATTCCACTGGCTCAACGACAAGCAGTTCGTCGACGCGGTGGCCGTGGCCATGATCACGCCGGGGCCGGTGGTCATCACGGTGGGCTTCATCGGTTACCTGGTGGCGGGCTTGCCCGGTGCCTGCGTGGCGGCGGTCGGGACCTTCCTGCCGTGCTACCTGTTCACCATCCTGCCGGCGCCGTACTTCCGGAAGTACGGCAAGCTGCCGGCCATCCTCGCGTTCGTCGACGGCGTGACGGCCGCGGCCGTGGGCGCCATCACCGGCGCGGTGATCGTGCTGGCCAGGCGCTCGATCGTCGATGTGCCGAGCGTGCTGCTGGCGCTGGCCAGCGTCGCGCTGCTGCTCAGGTTCAAGAAACTGCCGGAACCCGTGATCGTGGCCGGGGCTGCCCTGATCGGCCTGGCGGCCTATCCGCTGCTGCATCACTGA
- a CDS encoding chromate resistance protein ChrB domain-containing protein — MQWITRERPKIDRIACPWLITRFIDAAPAFLYVPPGDVLRIARETGAIPYDIPGVELTHVGELCSFDAFLGTYHLDGDPALQQLASIVRGADTSRLDLTPQSGGLYAISLGLSHLFADDHEMLRHGLVMYDALFAWCRFCQGETHEWPPRMDVGGIAGSLATGQPGAR; from the coding sequence ATGCAGTGGATTACGCGTGAACGCCCCAAGATCGACCGGATCGCTTGCCCCTGGCTCATCACCCGGTTCATCGATGCGGCGCCGGCATTCCTCTACGTGCCGCCCGGCGACGTCCTGCGCATCGCCCGCGAGACCGGCGCGATTCCGTATGACATACCCGGCGTGGAACTCACGCACGTCGGCGAACTGTGCAGCTTCGATGCCTTTCTGGGCACATACCATCTGGACGGCGATCCGGCCCTGCAGCAACTGGCGAGCATCGTACGCGGCGCCGATACATCGCGGCTGGATCTGACACCGCAGTCCGGCGGGCTGTATGCGATCTCTCTCGGGCTGTCGCATCTTTTTGCCGACGACCACGAGATGCTCAGGCACGGTCTGGTGATGTACGACGCGCTCTTCGCGTGGTGCCGGTTCTGTCAAGGCGAGACACACGAATGGCCGCCGAGGATGGACGTTGGAGGCATCGCGGGATCACTCGCGACGGGGCAACCGGGAGCGCGTTGA